A window of the Drosophila simulans strain w501 chromosome 2L, Prin_Dsim_3.1, whole genome shotgun sequence genome harbors these coding sequences:
- the LOC6731623 gene encoding potassium voltage-gated channel protein Shaw isoform X5, with translation MDGENRIILNVGGIRYETYKATLKKIPATRLSRLTEALANYDPVLNEYFFDRHPGVFTQILNYYRTGKLHYPTDVCGPLFEEELEFWGLDSNQVEPCCWSTYSIHRDTQNTLAILDKLDIENEKPTEEQIARLFGFEEALSNGELNCWQRIKPKIWAMFDEPSSSTGAKIVAGMSVFFIFVSVISFCLKTHPGFRVDLPSGAHDAHGPGAGGPPHGHDPMGEPPQTHQYHQHSITPPSGSIGPTFRVTNYTSYSSGNFTAPGQATPIATIKGGQRQRLKRNINGSILNEFIEEKILGHNGRRKHGWIETYGQPHEAFFYVELVCNVWFFIEVIIRLIVSPNLWQFIKSPVNIIDFTATLSFYTDVMQRMGEYTGLLEAFSIVRIMRLFKLTRHSPGLRILIHTFKASAKELTLLVFFLVLGIVFFASLAYYAEKLQDNPDNQFKSIPLGLWWAIVTMTTVGYGDVAPKTYPGMFVGALCALAGVLTIALPVPVIVSNFSMFYSHTQARSKLPKKRRRVLPVEQPRRKREPTAPHRGRTNAIKQTPPTGPGLVAGGVGPVGAGGAGLGGHAVGHPAAGAPMFKDAFGGAKIDI, from the exons ATGGATGGCGAAAATCGGATCATACTCAATGTAGGCGGAATAAG ATATGAAACCTACAAGGCCACGCTCAAGAAAATCCCCGCAACACGTCTATCCCGACTGACCGAAGCCCTGGCCAACTACGATCCGGTGCTCAATGAATACTTTTTTGATCGCCACCCCGGGGTCTTCACCCAAATCCTCAACTATTACAG AACTGGAAAACTGCACTATCCAACTGACGTGTGTGGCCCGCTTTTCGAGGAAGAGCTGGAATTCTGGGGACTCGACTCAAATCAGGTAGAACCTTGCTGTTGGTCAACATATAGCATACATCGCGATACGCAA AACACCTTAGCCATATTAGATAAGCTAGATATTGAAAATGAGAAGCCCACGGAGGAGCAGATAGCTCGTCTATTTGGCTTTGAGGAGGCACTGAGCAACGGCGAGCTCAACTGCTGGCAGCGTATAAAACCCAAGATCTGGGCCATGTTCGATGAGCCATCCAGCTCCACGGGTGCCAAG ATCGTTGCTGGCATGTCGGTTTTCTTTATATTTGTTTCTGTGATATCATTCTGCCTGAAGACCCATCCTGGCTTTCGTGTCGATCTGCCCTCCGGAGCCCACGATGCCCACGGACCAGGTGCGGGTGGTCCACCCCACGGACACGATCCCATGGGAGAACCACCGCAGACCCATCAGTACCATCAGCACAGCATCACGCCGCCCAGCGGCAGCATCGGACCCACCTTTCGTGTCACAAACTACACGAGCTACAGCAGCGGCAACTTTACCGCTCCTGGCCAGGCCACGCCCATTGCCACCATTAAGGGCGGCCAGCGGCAGCGACTGAAACGGAATATCAACGGAAGTATCCTGAACGAGTTCATCGAAGAGAAGATATTGGGCCACAATGGGAGGAGAAAACACGGATGGATTGAGACCTATGGGCAGCCACACGAGGCCTTCTTCTACGTGGAATTGGTCTGCAACGTCTGGTTCTTCATCGAGGTCATCATTAGGCTGATT GTCTCCCCCAATTTGTGGCAGTTCATAAAATCGCCGGTGAATATCATTGATTTTACGGCCACCTTGAGCTTTTACACGGACGTAATGCAGCGTATGGGTGAATATACGGGTCTTCTGGAGGCCTTTTCCATCGTTAGGATTATGCGACTGTTCAAGCTGACTCGCCATTCACCGGGCCTGAGAATCCTCATCCACACATTCAAGGCTTCGGCCAAGGAGCTTACTCTGTTGGTGTTCTTCCTCGTCCTGGGCATAGTGTTCTTCGCCAGTTTGGCGTACTATGCGGAGAAGTTGCAG GACAATCCGGACAACCAGTTCAAGAGCATACCTTTGGGTCTGTGGTGGGCCATCGTGACCATGACCACCGTGGGATATGGCGATGTGGCGCCCAAAACCTATCCGGGCATGTTTGTGGGTGCCCTCTGTGCTCTGGCCGGTGTGCTGACCATTGCCCTGCCCGTGCCCGTCATCGTTAGCAACTTCTCCATGTTCTACTCCCACACTCAG GCTCGCTCCAAGCTGCCCAAGAAGCGACGACGTGTTCTGCCCGTGGAGCAGCCGCGCCGCAAGAGGGAGCCCACCGCTCCGCATCGCGGAAGGACGAACGCCATCAAACAGACGCCACCCACTGGGCCGGGATTGGTGGCCGGTGGCGTGGGTCCAGTGGGAGCAGGCGGGGCGGGACTCGGTGGCCATGCGGTGGGTCATCCCGCTGCAGGGGCGCCAATGTTTAAGGACGCATTCGGCGGTGCCAAAATCG ATATTTAG